One window of Salmo salar chromosome ssa11, Ssal_v3.1, whole genome shotgun sequence genomic DNA carries:
- the acot12 gene encoding LOW QUALITY PROTEIN: acetyl-coenzyme A thioesterase (The sequence of the model RefSeq protein was modified relative to this genomic sequence to represent the inferred CDS: inserted 1 base in 1 codon; deleted 4 bases in 4 codons; substituted 1 base at 1 genomic stop codon) gives MTQSLQNGFSLENLYQDLKGPLSVPPPAQGAQILGVRRGSGPVEPHKDQEIQRHRSGTVTGQGASLLGSGLGQTPAPIDVQMCQSIQPCHADHQRDMSAGQLLKWMDTIACLAAEHHAGMACVTLSMDDIQFEERVGQVITIKSKVSRTFTTSMEVGIRVPVQDVRERVERLVCVAYSTFVGKPAGPKKVVLXPVENLGSAEEQLQHSLASERRRLHLYNEQTFSTLLQDYRALANGQSVSLSFTCVESVELVLPPHANHHGNTFGGQIMAWMENAAAVHAHTQLALSLSLRSVDMFRFRGPSSVGDRLVFKAXVNNTFNNSIEVGVRVEAYNCEEWTANKARHINSAFLSTSWLTHLEAYLPFPQVTYTTQDGERRYRSAIVRKRIRMARKHILSCKEEAPISVPWDERNWFPYNVVCMSMRSWFVSKFRWSCEEVEGADEEETVYHINAPPINGGKSRDFMFLLSKRQSCNDGDLYVVARRSVTMKTVPPVEGFLRSEVKCAGFLIHSPELNSCRTPGDG, from the exons ATGACCCAAAGCCTCCAGAATGGCTTCAGTCTGGAGAACCTCTACCAGGATCTGAAGGggcctctgtctgtccctccgccTGCCCAGGGTGCTCAGATCCTGGGTGTACGCCGGGGGTCAGGCCCTGTGGAGCCTCATAAGGACCAAGAGATTCAGAGGCATCGGTCTGGCACCGTAACCGGTCAGGGTGCTTCTCTTCTGGGCTCAGGTCTTGGGCAGACCCCTGCTCCTATAGATGTCCAGATGTGTCAGTCTATCCAGCCATGCCATGCAGATCACCAAAGAGACATGAGTGCTGGGCAGCTACTCAAATGGATGGACACCATTGCATGCCTcgctg CTGAACATCATGCTGGGATGGCGTGTGTGACACTCTCCATGGACGACATCCAGTTTGAGGAGAG GGTTGGCCAGGTGATCACTATCAAGTCCAAAGTCAGTAGAACGTTCACCACAAGCATGGAG gtggGAATCCGTGTGCCGGTGCAGGATGTGAGGGAACGTGTGGAGAGGTTGGTATGTGTGGCTTACTCCACCTTTGTTGGAAAGCCAGCGGGACCAAAAAAGGTTGTGTTGTAGCCGGTGGAAAACCTGGGTTCTGCAGAGGAGCAGCTGCAGCATTCTCTGGCCTCAGAGAGACGAAGACTCCACCTCTACAACGAACAGACGTTCAGTACCCTGCTACAAGACTACCGCGCACTAGCCAacggtcagtctgtctctctctct TTCACCTGTGTGGAGAGCGTCGAGCTGGTCCTGCCGCCACACGCTAATCACCACGGCAACACCTTCGGAGGACAAATCATGGCTTGGATGGAGAACGCAGCCGCA gtacACGCGCACACCCaactagccctctctctctctctgaggtctgTAGACATGTTCCGCTTCAGAGGTCCTTCCTCTGTGGGAGACAGACTGGTCTTTAAGG GTGTCAACAACACATTTAACAACAG TATTGAGGTAGGTGTC CGAGTGGAGGCCTATAACTGTGAGGAGTGGACCGCGAACAAAGCGCGTCACATCAACAGCGCCTTCCTATCTACCAGCTGGCTAACACACCTGGAGGCGTACCTACCTTTC CCCCAAGTCACATACACCACCCAGGACGGGGAGAGGAGATACCGGTCTGCCATCGTA AGGAAGAGAATACGGATGGCTAGAAAGCACATCCTGTCCTGTAAGGAGGAGGCTCCTATCTCTGTCCCCTGGGATGAAAGGAACTGG TTTCCTTACAACGTTGTGTGTATGTCCATGAGGAGCTGGTTTGTGTCCAAGTTCAGATG GAGCTGTGAGGAGGTAGAGGGGGCCGATGAGGAGGAGACGGTGTACCACATT AATGCCCCACCAATCAACGGAGGCAAGAGCCGAGACTTCATGTTCCTGTTGTCAAAGAGACAGTCCTGCAACGACGG GGACCTCTATGTGGTAGCCCGgaggtctgtaaccatgaaaacAGTTCCCCCTGTGGAGGGCTTCCTCCGTAGCGAGGTCAAGTGTGCCGGGTTCCTCATCCACAGCCCGGAACTCAACAGCTGCAGG ACACCTGGGGATGGATGA